The Sylvia atricapilla isolate bSylAtr1 chromosome 14, bSylAtr1.pri, whole genome shotgun sequence genome includes the window TGGGTGGTTTaaaacagccacagaaaacaGTTCTGTTTCACAGGGGATTTCAGGTGTAATGCACCTTTGTTTACAAGGTGGTGGTAGCTTCAGGCAACTGGAAATATGTCCTGAATTAAGGCAACAACAAGATGAGTCTGGGTTTGAGAGCTATGCCTCACCTAAGCCAAGATCCCCCAAGGGACAGGACCTTGCCAGGTCAGAGCTCTTTGAAAATACTCTATAGGCATTCTGTGGGGGTGAATATTCCCCAAAACAACAATCCTCACAGAGCTAGCTATAACCACATCAGACCTGTGCCAGCACTCACTGAATTCAGCACATTTTCACCAGGAACTGGTATATAGCAAATGGGATCTGCAGTGGTGAGTTGAGCTGCAGTTGGAATAAACTCACATTGTACACACAATCCAAACAGGCAGGCACACAGGTGAGGTGTCATCCTCTCTGAAACTCACTGGGCAGAATAATTGTTCCTGTAACTGCTGTGTGTGGGGAGTGTTCATCTTGTCACTCATTACTTGTccaggcagagaggggaaaggTATTAAAGCTTCTGACCCTGTTCTGTGAGAAAAAAGAGAATCGGTGCTATTCTCACTATCCAAAAGGCTCCTTCTGTAACAAGAATGGTCCTGTGcaagagcagctccttcctgtaCCTGGCAGCTCATTCTTTGGGGTGGGAAGCTCCATTCTGAGCGATGGCAGGAATGCAAAGGTAAGTGACATTTTTAGCCTGTTGAAGCCAAGACAGAAGTATTTGTTCCTTCATGGTAACTACAGTGCTAGAATAGGTGTGTGggggagagctgtgctgccagagagaggcagcagtgtgtcctgggaGTGCAGGCAAGCTCCAGGTGAACTGTTCCCATCCCAGTGTGGCATCTTGCACCCTGACTGGGAACACGGAGCCCTGAAGAGCCTTCCAGCATTGCCTTTATCTTTTGGAATTAACCCCTGTTAAGTATACTTTTGAATGTTGATCATAGAGGTCTGCAGAGATTTTGAAAAGCAGGTTTGTTCATGGGTTTTTACATGTCATCCAGCTAGAACTGGCAAGAACTGTACACACAGGCTCAAAGCTGTGTGGGGAAAACACGAGGTTACAACTGTTGTGGTGTAAAGTTACAGCATGTTAATTACTGCCTGTAGAACTTCGCTGCTGGCATTTCCATGGGGAAACACAGCTGGTGACAATGCTTGAGATAGGGCAGTGGGTGATATGGGAGGGAAGCAGAGCCCGTCACACAGCCCAGTTttctgcagggatcagtgtgggCATCACCTTTCAGCTGGATTATTCCAGGGTCACATAGAACAAGCAGACCAAGCTTATGTTTTATTTAGTGGAAACAATAGAAGACATCTTGCCTCCTTCCAAAAGCCAGGCAGTCAACTCACTtgtgagagaaaaggaaggtaCTGctcaggaggagggaagagccCAACCATTAAATGAAAACCTTCCCTTGTAGTGGCATGAATAAATACCATGTCCCAAGCGTGCTGTTGCCTGACCCCTGAATATGTGGGGACCTCACAAACCTCATGTGGTCTAAACCAGCCCCCTgagtcctgctcctgcagcatcccaggctTGGGCAGAGCCCCCCTCAGCACAGCATCCACAGCTTGAGGTAGCTTTGACCTGGCTCGTGGGAATTCCGTGGCTTTTGCTGCTGGTTCAAGTCATGTCTGTTCACACAGGCTATTTGCACTAAATCTCCATTGCTGGATGTTACTGGAACACTTCCTTTGTGGTTTCAAGGGCAGCATGGCTttctccctgcacacacagagctcactCTGGACAATTTAACACTCGAGAAAGTGTGAACAGCTGCTCAGCACATCAGTCCTGCATGGCTGGCATCCAGGAATTCCTCTCCTACAAGATAAGACAATGAGGAAGGGAAGGCGGCCAGAAACTTTCTTCTTGCACTGATAAGCTCTGGTGTTACTCAGAATGAGGATCTCCTTGCTCCTGTCCCATCTCTGTCTCCAAGTTATTTATCCCATATGTCATTACATGAGACACCTGCCCAGTGTTTAGCCTGTGCCAGTCCATATGAAACCCCCTTCTGTTCTGTGACAGGAGGGCAAGTATGGTGCTGTTGCCCATCCCATACTGGCTGGATTATACCCTCAAGCTAAGGTAACAATTGCCTAAAAATGCCtattgtttaaaacaaaacctccacTAATTTTAAAAGGGTGTGTGAAGCTGGTTTTTAAAAGTGCAAGAGTAGTTTAATCTGACCTTTGTAAAAGTACTTTGCTATGAAGATTAAGCAATTTGTAAGAAACAATGTTGTCGTAGTGATGGAGGGGAATTATTAAAGGCATTTAATATTGTCTAGGCTGGTAAGacacaataaattaaaaaaaaacccaaccaggACATGCTGGTTGGTGAGAGCCCAAGGCAATGTGATTGTAGATGAGAAGTGATTTCCCACATTGCACAGAAACTGTGATAGAGTCCATAATGCTTTAACCAGGACAAAGCACAGATCCTAGACCCTGGATTACCAGGTAAGGCCTTAAGGAAAACTGGAGGTTTGATTGAGGCTTCTCACTGGTGAATCAAAACCTTGGTTCCATCTGAGAACTcttgcagaggcagcagtggggctgccCATTCCTCgacagcagctcctgttcaGGCTCCCATGGGCCGAGCCAGATCAGCTCTAATGAGAGAACAATGGTATGAGCTGGATGAAAGGCTCAATCCGTCAAACTTCATCAtggctattttaaaaataaactctgaGGCATTTGGTTCTCCATGAAGTTTGTAGCTGCCTGCCAACTGGATCCCTGGGTTGAAGGACTGTGACCGAGTCCCTCTTCCCAGCTTTCTGTCTTCACATAATCTTAAAACTGAGGGGTAGCACATACTGCTTAGGAAGGACATAAATAGACTGATAATACCAAGTGTCTTTATCCTCTGAGAAGCACAGTGACACTTTTGCCCTGTTGTTTTGGCTGTTCTGTTTGCTGGGACCTGCTGgttctgcaggtgctgctgccaaggCAATAATTCTCCACTAGTCCTTTTTGTGTGGCTGTGAGGGAGGATAGGGGCAACTCAGTTGAGGGCACGAGCCTCCTGTGTTCATCCTCCCAGCACTCACTTCCCCATCCTCACTGTGCAGGTGTCTGAATCCATCACAGCATTCTTCAGTCTCAGTGGTTTGATCAGGAATTTGGGCTGTAGTAGGTGTGAAAGGTGCTGAAACAGGCTGGCTTACAGCAACCCTCAAGCACCCTCGATGGGAACTCTTCCATTCAGAAGGATGATGGCAGGGAAGCCCTGCACATCTTGACTGATGGGATAGAAAATATAAACAGCATTGGGTGGCTGCAAGCACATTAACTCATGATCCACAAGCTCTTTGCAGTGGCTGAATCCAGTGCTGTTCACCTGTAAAGAAAgatgcagatttattttcagttctggaTACGTGACTCTTGTCTGGCCGCTGCTCTTGTCACTTTGTAATTagggggagggcagggacaggctgcaTGCCTCAGTAGTTCCATAGCATTAATATGCTGTTGATCCTGATGGAAAACATTTATCCAGAAGCTCCTGATAGCTTCTCCTATGACTACTACTACTCCTACTACACAAGAATGTGGGCAAGTGCTCCCTCTTTGCAGGAAACAACAgtcagcaggcacagcaggaggcCAGGTTATTTCAGACAAATTCAAGACCTTCAAATGAGTAGATGGCAAGCTGACAGCCTGGGTCTTTTGCCTTCTAAGTGTGCTCTCATAAAAGGACTGTGTTTTATGAAACTGgggaaaagctttaaaaaaaagaaaaaaaaaaaaaaagcttgtctTGAATCATGTTGTACACACAGTCCATATATATAATCAACAAAGTGATTATATTTTTAGAGCAATGTGACTGTACTTAAAAATTTTCTCAGTGTTCAGAGGAAGGCTGAGGAAACTGGGCAGATTTCTAGGTGCTCTCAGACTCTCCCATCATGAGAGAATCTCTCCTGGCTCAGGATGCAGGGGGCTATCTGGGGCCAAGAATTTGGaaccctcccttccctgccaaAGGGATGTCCCACCCCTGAACTGCACTTTTGTTCCCTTTTGTTAGCACCAGCAAGGtctgcagcaaaggcagaaCAAGGACACAAgtctcaggagctgctgaagtgCAGTATTGGCTGTAAATACACATGGCTTTGTTCATTTATCATGTCCTGCCTTCAGGATCTGTGACCAAAGGCCATTTTGCTTCCTACCTGTGTTTTCTTTAGCAGATCAGTAATAACAGGAAACCAACCAGGAGTCTGCCTCTCCAGCTCCAAGGTGATGATCACCAAAACCAGCGTGGAGCCCTTAAACTGCACGAGTTGGTGGCAGGCCAtacagtgctgcagctgcttggtCAAGAGTGCAACGTGGAGGGAAGGATTCCTCTGAGGCAGTCTGGGTGGGAGATGGGGCCAGCTGGATATCACCATGGCATGAACTGCAGAGAAGATAAaagtgtacatatatatatatataaaccatatatatatgaaaagaaaagcagaggttAGTGAAGTTTATATGTTTTCATGTCATCACACAGAAGTACAGATGAATTTCATCTCATATCAGGAAACCTGAAGGCTTCCCCCacctttttttgtgttttgtgttcatACTTGCCAATCATTGAACTGGTTTCTTGAGCTGATAATGAATGTATGAGGTCTATGTTTCCTAAGAATTTCTGAGGTTCCTGCATTATCCAGATTGCTGTCCAGGAGATTCAATTcaggacagcagctccaaaTCCAGTAAAACCAGTAATACTGCACTCTAAATTCACCAAGGAAACAAGAACCTACGAAAGGCAGTTTTTACAATCAGCAGCCTAAAATGGCTTAATATTTGCACATAACCTTAAAATAGGGATCCAGGATGTGTTTGTATCACAAGAATTTTTGCCTTACTAGCACATGATCATTTATTGAAGACAAAGTTTAATTGTTTCTATTAAATGTTTAGTAACTGCAATGCAAACTAAGTGCCAGATCAGGGCAGTTGTATTGCATAAGCGAATAAATAGTGGGATGAAAAGTAAAAtggtttaagaaaaaaactgtgTGTGAAATGTAGCAAAACTCTGACAGCTTTCTATGTACAGTATTAATAGAAGGGAAAtagttagaaatatttttgcagcttgtatttaaaaaaaaataaagaaggcaTATAGTTGTGCATTATGAGAATCTTTTTAATGTCTATTCAGTTGTCCtttaaagataaattttttGACCAAAATAGAAGGTTTTAAATAGtagaaaattttttaaaaattaaaaaaatagaattactgTAATATTCTTTAAAAGGCTTGAAGATAGGTAGGAATAGGTAGTTTGCCAAGCATCTTGGGAAGGAtgtgtgggggtgtgtgtgtgtatgcatcTGTGTTTTTTAGTCTTATTTGATAAGGAGttgtttctttaaagaaaaaacattgcaaaatatAGTGCTTACACTGTTTAAGAAATCCATTGGTGTTTCTGTGTAAAAATGCCACTCAACCTTATCCTGTATAATTCTTTCCATTCTCAAGATCTCGGCTGGAGAGTGTTTACATCACATCTGCTCTGCCCCGCTAGCATCTGCACTGATGGTATTACctgtaaaacaatttttaaaaataaaaataaaaaaaaaataaagaaagaaaccatCGTCCTATACAGTGCTGTCTGTGCTTGTCTGTAATGTGAAGGGATCTGACAAGTTTAAACAAGTTTATGTTAAGCAGAATGCTCATCCAGCAGATCTCATTCCTAGGTACCTCCCTTCCTAAATGAAGAGTGGTCCCTGCTcaccccagggcagctgcagacCCAGCCCACAGCAAGAATGATGCCGTGAGCCTCCCCAGGGTGGCATCAGTGATGCACCTTCCCTGCTACCACTAGTTTTGCTCTGAGGAGCTTCCTGTCAGCCTGTTTTACAAAGCCTGCTGTAGTTGTCTTGTTTCCTGTGGTCATCGACACAGCTTCTCCTTTGCATCTGAGAAGAAAGGAACAATAACCTCAGTGTAAGGAGCCACCTAAGAAAGGCTGTGAAGGACATTTCGCTACTGCAGTGGCTGTTTGAAGAGATGTGTATGTCTgactccagctcctgcctttcctctttgaaagcagaaggaagaaatagGAGGAACGCAATCTGAAATGCTTTTAGCTAATGCTTGTAAAGAGAATTTGGAGCTGCAAGGCTCAGCTCAACTCCTACCTTTGCTGTAGCTTCAGTGGCAGAAAAGGTcacagtttaataaaaaatagtagtctaaaaagcagaatattaaaAGTGATAATGTGAATAATTTCTGTTTAGCAGAGAAAACCAGATGAGTTCTTTGTAATAACGACAGCAGTTGGACTAAGTCCACACAAACAATTCTAAGGAGGTCAGTGGAACGTCATCAAACTCTCAAGTTCAtatgcgtgtgtgtgtgtgtgtgtgtgtgtacatatatatatatatatacacaaagaCATATTTGCTTAATGGCCTTCCCCAGCAATAACCCTGACTGCTCCCTAAATCTGCTCAAACATCATCTAGCTTTGTGTATAAACTGATTACATGGTCCTTACATTCCCAGTCAGTAATCTAGCCAGGAAAAAGCTGACAGAGGTCTTTACCTTTACTGATGCCAACTGCCTCTTAAAGATGCTGGTAGCTGAGGTGAACATTTATGGGTAAAACTGGAACTGGGAGCTGATTTCTGCAATCCAGAGAACCGCTTTTTAGTAACCTGACAGAGAGATATCTGTGCCCTGAGGAATAGGAAAAGTTAGAAGAAAAATAGTTAGTGCTTTGATGATTTTGTTAACATATCTCCAAAGGAAGACTCAAATCTTTTTAAGTGCTCTAATTAGCATTTCAGATGGCTGGAGGCTTGAAATGAAGGAAGTTGTCAGCTGTGTCCACAGAGGGAGGGCAAGGGCACTTTTTGGAGCGGTTTAAAGCACTCACTCGTGTTACCCAACCCATCTGGCCCTAGCTGTGCTTACAAAGCCTGGTACTGGGTTGTGCTGGAGCACTGAGTGGGGAAGCACCCAGGCCTCCCAAACGGAGCTCTTATATCCAGGTCCTGAGTGTGCTCGTTATTCCCACCCGGGGAAAGCTGAAGCCTGACACAGAACATGTTCCACTCAGCCAGCCTCAACAGAGAAACTGGAGTCAGGAGTAGGTTTTGATTTACTCTGCGAGAGTTTTAACAGCCCTTGGATTAGCAAATCCAAGAGTGTTGGGACCAGAGCCAGGTTTGTGACTCCCCAAAGGTACATGGCAAAATGTActgagtttttctttcttatatctTATTTGAAGCTGCATTCAGATGAAAGGGAGGACCACAGATGCCATGAGAATAGCACTCAGGAGCCATGGAACACACCTGAACATTGTTGTAGGAGAGGTAAAAGGGCCACACAgccacacagaacagacaagaCTAAACACCAACTTCTTTAATATTACTCATCACATTATCTGTTTCACTGTTTTGCTTAATTTGGTAGTAAAAATACTCGGTAAAAAGTAGCATTTCTAGACTATTGCAAAAAAGAGACGAGGCTGTTAAGGCACTCCTGTGCATCCTGGACAGTTCTGATGCACTTACAGAAGCAGCCAAGCAAAACTGTCTGCAATGTACACAAAGGCCATGGAGTCTTGCAGCTTCCTAAGGTAGCTTGGAATGGGGCTGGGTTTCTGTGAGGCCTCAGTGAATTCTGTCTTCTCCCACCTTAACAGATGGAATTAACAGATACTGCAGAACACAATTAATATGCCAAATTTATGGTTTTACCATTGCTTGGCTGATCTTACTTGCTTTACCACATTATCCCAAACTCTTTCACATTTCCCAAAACTACTGCTTTTCAGACTGAGCCAGAACAAAATGCCAAGCCCCTGGTTTATACAAGGCATCAATAAAATGTAAAGTGGGATAAATACAGACCCTCCTATCCCTCCATTCCTTAAACCTAGTCCATGAGAGATTACTTTTGCATTCAAGTGAATCAAATGGCATTACTAGCAGTGCATCTTTGCAGGGTCCTTTAGGGAATTCCAAAGAGGACAGGGGAGGATACCTTCATGGTGAGATTCTGGAAAACTGGCACTTTCCAAATCCTGGCCTCTCTGGCTAGgtcattttccagaaaaaaaaaggctagtTATGAGCTCTCTGTATGTCCAGGATACTTCATGGCAGCTGTGTGAGCCAGTTCCCTGATGGGTGCCAACGacaaagacaaacaaaattataaaacaaCATCCCAGATCCTTGTACTAAGTATGATTTCCTCTTTTGATGCCTTTCCAGCACTGAGAACTGAGAGGCAGCCACAGGTCTTGTTTGCTTGCAGACAGAGCAATGCTGATATGCATTTTTCCTGGAAGTTCctgatgaaagaaaacatgtCAGATGGCTGAACAACAACACAGTCCAGATTCTTCACTCTTGGGCTGCGTAATGGCTTGAGAAACCTTGGGTCAAGCAGTCCAGACTACTGCAGTTATCCTGTTTCACACATTTGGCTCTCCATTTGCTGAGCTATTACTCTGCAACCTGTTATCGCCTGATTTCAAGTTTCTGGCTAATAGAGACTTACAGTTTCCATACAAAGGCTCAAAGGTTACTCTTCTTAGGAGGTTTCTGAATTCCCAATTAAAAGTTTTCCTCAGAGCAGTTTAATCTTTGGAGTTACCACTTTGGAAATCCCACTCTCCAGACTAAGGGGAGTATTTACAGGAAATAAACATCTCTGAATCATATCACTACCAACCTGAAACTATTATCAAGGCTTACATTTTGGTTTCTCTAACAGGAGAAAGAGATATTACTAGAtataaaattcctgtttttctttcctaagagTGGTGAATGTGGTCTTTCTTACcgtttttttctggaagttcacaccattttctctgcatttccattaaaaaactCAAAGTGACATGAATCCTCTGGAAACCACTCTACATGTCTAAAGCTGGAGATCTGAAAGGTTTCCTCGAAAGCAGGAACCACATGTGACTTTGACTTCGGCTGCCACTGGATATCAGAGCTTCCAAAGCCGGCCCATTTCAGCAGAGGGAGAGCTGGCAATGATTTACCTGACCGGCTTGATGCTCTGAGAAGTTTACTCTTGTCTAGCTGGGGATGGGCGGGAACTAATAATTAAAATCTCGCCCCCTGCCTAGTTTCGACTCTCCTTGAGAACGACACCGAGCAGCTCCCGCACCGCCAGAGCTCAGAcagtccctccagccctgcagagcgCCCGGGGGCGATGGGGACTCCCGGCCCGTTCCGTCCCGACCGCGTCCTCACCCGCCGGGCCGGGTaccgggcaccgggcacagTGTACCGGGCACAGGGTACCGAGCACGGGGTACCGAGTACCGGGCACGGAGTACCGGGTACCGGGCACAGGGTACCGGGCACGGGGTACCGAGTACCGGGCACGGGGTACCGGGCACAGGGTACCGGGTACCGGGCACGGGGTACCGGGCACAGGGTACCGGGCACAGTGTACCGGGTACCGGGCACAGGGTACCGTacaccgggcaccgggcacagGGTACCGGGCACGGGGTaccgggcaccgggcacagGGTACCGGGCACGGTGTACCGGGTACCGGGCACAGGGTACCGGGCACAGGGTACTGGGCACAGAGTACCGGGTACCGGGCACGGGGTACCGGGCACAGTGTACCGGGTACCGGGCACAGGGCACCGGGCACGGGGTACCGGGTACCGGGCACAGGGTACCGGGCACAGGGTACCGGGCACAGAGTACCGGGTACCGGGCACGGGGTACTGGGCACGGGGTACGGGGCACCGGGCACGGGGTACCAGGCACGGGGTACGGGGCACCGGGCGGCGCtcggggcggggccggggaggcGGCTGCTGCGGCGGGACCGCCCCGGGAAGACGGCGGAGAGCGGGGCGATTCCTGCGGGGAACCAGCCCCCAGGGGCACTGCGGGATGTCCCCGCCGGGGCTTCGTGCCCCATCTCCGGGGCACGGCTCGGCTGAACACACATCTCGTCTCTCCGGGTCCCCGTGGGACCCGCCAAGTGAGCGCGGTCGTACCTGTACAGAGATCATTGTGCCAGGCAAAGCGCTGCCGGGATGGATGAAATTCTGCCACGGTGATAAACACTGCAGCCTTCAGGATAGCCCCCAAATCCGCTTGACCCCTTCTCTAGCACCAGTTATTGCTTTGACACATGTGCTGTCCCTTCTCTTCGACTTGTCCCTCTCCAAAACACACATTTGCTGGATCCACACAACCCCAGCACCTTGTCAGGACCTACTTTCCTTCCAGTCACAGGAAGTATCTTTTCTCTATGTGTTTCATGGAGAATATGCACCCttgtcccctcccagggctAAGACCTTTCTGCCAGCATCTGTGTTTTTACCCCCCATTTTCTTCCACCCAGGATCTCTTCATGTCTCAAAACCACTCAGCTTTCTTCTCAGATCCTGGCCCCCTCTGTTTTCCTCctacagcattttctgtgggaAGCCGTTTCCAATATTTTATGTTAAACCTTTTCTCATTCCTCAGCTTTGCATGCCTACACATGACTCTCTGTGTTCTCACCAGCCCCTTGGGTTATATGTTTTCTGGTGCTAAATTATTAGTCCATGAATCTGTGCGTGCAGCATAGCTCTGAGTAACACCGTGACAGTGTGTGAAGAGCAAAGAGCCTTAGCTGAATAGCTGCTCTTCACCATTTCTGACTCACCTGATGATGCACACCTGCGGCTGAGGGAACGGCCCTGTCCTGTCATTTCGGTGTGTTCCCGGCTCTGTGATACACAGGTCAGTTTGGTGGGGGAGGTCTGCAAGGTACAGATCAGCTCTGTCcacattcctgctcctgctttaCATCCCTCTGGCAAAAATACAAGACAACTGAGGTACAGCCCTTGGTCTGTATCTGTGCACGGTGCTGGGGATCCCTGGCCTTGCCTGGGGATCCCAGGCCCCCGTGGTCCACAGCAAAGGTAATGAGGGGAGGAGTGGGACTGGAACAATGTCCTGTGACCTGCCAACAGGATTTGGGTGTGCAGAAATACCTGGGGGGAAGCGGGACAAATGTGATTCGGATACTGGGGAAACTATTCACGGACCTCTTCTGTTGAGTAAAATTGTCTTTGACTCTTACGGACATAGATTATGAAAGGACAAAGTCAGACTGTTGGAATAATTTAATCTAATTCTTGTAAATAAGAGACACATGGACAGTGAGATGTTGAAATGCTGTGAGTAGGAGAGGAGCAGGTGAGGCTGTGGAGGATCCCGGCAGTGTGCAGTGAAACTACACTAAATGACAAATAACTTGGAAATGCGCCTTAAAAGTGCGGCACTAGCTGATTTATGTGCCACTTGGACTGTATTGCTTGTTTATATCTAAGTCACTCTGCAGTCCCTGTATTTCATCAGCAATTCAAGTCAGGAAGAGGAGATGGATTTTCTTCCTCTCGTGGAGAACAGGTTGGGGCTTGCAGCCCTATCAAGAAACCCAGAGCCCCCTCAGCCGCCCTGGAGCCCTTTCAGAGCAGTGGAGGCCTGTCAGAGCCTCTGGAGCCCTGTCAAAGGCACCGGAGATCTCTGAAGGGCCCGCTGAGCCCGGCCGGAGCGCTGTCCGCCCTCAGAGCCCCGCCGggcccgccgccggccgcgctCCCCCCGCGCCGTGCCCAGGacgccccgcccgccccgccgtTCCCATGGCGACGGagcgccccgcccgccgccgccgcttcGCCGCCGCCATTGGTTGGGCTCCTTTTGGCCCCGCCTTCCCCCGCTCGCCATTGGTTGCGCGGCCACCGCAGCGCGCGGGGGCtggccgcggggcggggcgggcgcagGCGCCGTGCTGTTATTGTTCCGCGGTGCCACCGCCTGGCCCGggctg containing:
- the CCNI2 gene encoding LOW QUALITY PROTEIN: cyclin-I2 (The sequence of the model RefSeq protein was modified relative to this genomic sequence to represent the inferred CDS: inserted 1 base in 1 codon; deleted 2 bases in 1 codon; substituted 2 bases at 2 genomic stop codons), which produces MKYPGHTESSXLAFFFLENDLAREARIWKVPVFQNLTMKGTDISLSGYXKAVLWIAEISSQFQFYPVIPSVQMLAGQSRCCKHSPAEILRMERIIQDKVEWHFYTETPMDFLNIHAMVISSWPHLPPRLPQRNPSLHVALLTKQLQHCMACHQLVQFKGSTLVLVIITLELERQTPGWFPVITDLLKKTQVNSTGFSHCKELVDHELMCLQPPNAVYIFYPISQDVQGXPCHHPSEWKSSHRGCLRVAVSQPVSAPFTPTTAQIPDQTTETEECCDGFRHLHSEDGEVSAGRMNTGGSCPQLSCPYPPSQPHKKD